GCTCATTTGCCGCATCATCGTTTTGAGATCGCCTTTTCCCTCTTGAATCTCAAAATAAACGATTTGTCCCTGGCAATCATGGACAAACATTTCCGTCTGGCCGGGCATTGCTTGACCGCGCTGCATATAAAACCCGCTGTGCACCGTATTCTTTCCATAATAGGGCACAAAATGTCCGTCTATATAAAGCCAGTACAGGGCGACCAAACTCTTTTTGGCCTGTTCGTGGAAAAATTTTTCAATTAACTCTCCGGACCTGCCCAGCCTGCATAGGTTGTGGACAAGCTTCCATATGTTGGGTTTGCTGAGCAGTTGCCTGATGCCTGCCAAGTTGCCGAATTCCCGTTTATATACGGTTTTTAACTTCTCTATCGAACCAAACCCGTTGACCATCATCATGGCGAAAAGATAGATGACAACACTATAATGGCCGATTATCCGCTGACACAGCCCCATCACATTGAAGGCATTCTGGAAGATGCCCCAATAGATAAAGCTTCCCGCATACCGGTTTTCCTTGAAATCATATGTCTCTTCAAAAAGCTCCGGCAGTTGGGCTTCCTGGTATGCAGGGGCCTGCTCTATGTCTTTGAAATCGATTAGTTTCGGCTCAGCTTCTGCGCCAGAATCAACGGTCCCTTCTTGTTCCTGTTGAGTTGCCTTTTCGGAGGGTTCAAA
Above is a genomic segment from Pseudomonadota bacterium containing:
- a CDS encoding helix-turn-helix domain-containing protein, which encodes MEQQQLFNMSDEEDKNIGIGDGYSIEWRTAKLVAVYRYGVPYRHVEINAGIDKRRLAVELIMEGQITKSKLAKALRVSRQSIDNWEKTFFKSGFEGLVNSYKGSVDKGRADKADKLPTGNKARQLEYERRQKRQFLQEQQLRISFEPSEKATQQEQEGTVDSGAEAEPKLIDFKDIEQAPAYQEAQLPELFEETYDFKENRYAGSFIYWGIFQNAFNVMGLCQRIIGHYSVVIYLFAMMMVNGFGSIEKLKTVYKREFGNLAGIRQLLSKPNIWKLVHNLCRLGRSGELIEKFFHEQAKKSLVALYWLYIDGHFVPYYGKNTVHSGFYMQRGQAMPGQTEMFVHDCQGQIVYFEIQEGKGDLKTMMRQMS